The genomic window TAGGCCTTATATGGTACTAGAGAAAATAGTCATGGTTGCTTATAGATTGGACTTACCCTATCAGTAGGGATCGACCATGTCTTTCATATTTCACAACTGAAGAGGCGGGTGGGCAACTAGGTTGTTCAGACCAATCTACCCAGTACTCATCCTTTATAGAAGCTTCAACCACAAGATATTCTTAATAGACGTTTGGAATGAGGTTGCTGTGAGAGATTTGTCAATGGCAACACCAACTTTGATCGAGCTCAGATACAGGCTACCAGATGGCAATGATATTGGCCAGACAAGTATTAAAGAATATGTAATTTGCTGGGTGCTGAAAGGAAACCTGAAGTCTAGAAAGGCCGATGCTGTCTTTGTTAGTAGTTGTTGTGCATTGTTCAAGTTATTTGTAGCTGGCAACAAAATCCCACCCTGTGATTTCCAGTGTATATGGAAGTAGAACACGAATGGTCACAGTCCCAAGTTTTGAATGTTGAAGTTGTAACTTGGCTTTTCCTTATTAATGGGTTAATCTAAACTTGtgtttttctaatgttttaGAGCTCTTGATCTGCATTTTGTGGTAGTAAAGCCCAAAGCTTATGTCCGGTGGTAATTGGCAAATATAttgctctttctctctcccttcTGTGTGCGCTTGTACAGAAACAGAGAATAGGTAAGAATTAGAGAAGGAACATATAGAAACTTTCCTGCCTTCAATCTTGACTTGTTATGTAAGTTTAGTATGATCATCGAGGTGATGTTGAAAGGCGGGCTCATGCGCAATCTTGTAGTTGCAAGTAAAAAGTATTCTGAGGCTGCTTCAGTTGGTATTGGTGCCTCTCATATGCAGTGTGCGGCTTAAAATTTCAGGAACTCCTAATCTCAATTGGCTTTAGAAACAAAAACTTGAAGGTCCATCACCAACAAGCCCTCTGTTGCTTTCATCTTTTGGTTTCCTTGGCACATTACCGTGTTGTTTCATTCATTAGTGTTTGCGAAtgcaaagggaaaaaaaatagccATTGTGAATTAGAAGTTCAGTTGATGTATAGGGTTTCTTCtagcaaaagaaaggaaagagggAAAACAAAGTAGAGGCACTTGTAGAAGAAATTGTGATTTTGCTTTGATCTGTTGTAATCACCCTGCCTTCTGAAAAGATACAGAGAAAGCGCGGCAGGCATCATTatacttcatttgatttatggcAACTCCGATTGACCTTAAATTTGAAGCATTTATGGTTTTCTTAATCTTGGATTATATGGCCTTTTTGCTGACTTGGTAGAGTGAAGGGAAAGACATTTTCAGCAGAGCAACGAGGACGAATTGGTTCAAGACATTTTGCGAGCTCTTGAGTTACGAACCAAAATTGGTTTCAGTGATCAAAGAATTTGATTTGCTATACAGGATAATGAGTTACAGAAGAGACCAAAAAGGTCATACTGTTATAACTATACCTTATGATGCAAACAACCAGCAAAATGCAATTTATTTACAGACGATGCATCTGCCTCTACGCTTTTGGCATCCATTGCAGGCTTGTCGTATTGCAACTTGACTTGTGACAGATAATTAGCCAACGAATAGTAACCAGCAATCTACATAATTAAGTAATGATGGAAGTATGGGAATATTAACTTCTGACCTCAGTAAATAGGATTTCTAAGACTGTAAATAAGGCACTATTGGAGGCTTGTCAAAATGGCTAGGAGGAATGGTCCCCAAGGGAAGCTGATGAGGACCGGTTTACGCATAGGGCTTTCTTTGATGCCCGAACATTCTTGAGAGTCATCGTGAGCTTCTGCCTCTCACCTTCAACCTCTGCAAATTGAAGGCTTAGCTGAGAATAGCGGTCATGCATCTCTTTTAGTTGAGTCTCCACAGTTGTATACCTTCCCTTTAGTTCCAGCATGTCCTTGATCAACTCATTGATATCTCTAAAGCTTTTGAATACAGCTTCCTCGTCACTGTGTTGTTTAAAGAATGAACTGGTGTGGAATGGGAAAATTTCATATTCATTAGATTTCTTTTTGTTGAGGTTTTATCCTAGAATCTTGTTAGCTCTTCTAGTGTATAGCATCATCAAATATATGTTTCGCACAaagtttctataaaaaaatattatatgaaaatttctCTCCTATCATTCTTGAACAAGTTTGGCCATCTACTATGCAACCTAGTGCAAGTCAAATGAACAAGGTTAAGAAGAGAAGTTTCTATACTTCTACCAATGCCAAAAGCAATTCTAGTGCCTAAGGTATTTTCAAAGCTGTATTAAATGGCATACCTCTGAAAAAGGATGCTTGATCTCTTCTTTGCTTGCAATGCTTCAGCAAGCTCAATTTCTAATGCAAGCACCCTCTCTAATGCGTTTCCACTCCCTGAGAATTCATTAAACAAGGGGAACATGCTTCCTAGTTCTTCATTGGCCTGAGCAAAGAGCAGGAAGTTAAGTATCCAGACGAAGAGAACTATTACACTAAAAGGTGGGGATAACAACTTACCTTCTGTAGCTTCATAAATTCACTTTGTAAGCCTGGAAACTTTTGGTCAAAATCATGATCATCTTGCAACAAAAGTGAATTCTCGTTTTTCATCCTTTCTAACTGCAtgcagaaaaaataaacatcagATAGTAATCAGAAGTTAATGTTGCAAATTTGCATTTACCAAATGACCCTAGGGTTATCTAAGACCTATGTTCCATTTCTGTGAAAAAAGATTATTTGACAGATGAGCAATATGCAGGCATCATCTCCCTTGGTTTCAGAGTGCAGATATGTGTACCTCATTACTTAAGTGGTCCATGCTAGACTTTAAACTTTCAGCTCTGAAATGATCATTGATGATAGCTAAATGCTTCATGTCACTATGCAGCAACCTGTCTTGATTTATAAGTGCAGAACTTTTAAGCCCATTCATCCCACAAGACGCAAGAACATCCTGATAAGCGATTACACAAATAAATAGTTAGAGGCAAACCTTCCAACATCACAAATTCTGCAATACAGCTCTCTGTTGAAGAATAAGGATACCAAAATACAATTTTCTTTacagaaattcaaattttttattggctCGCTAAAAGATATGATATACTCCTACTTCAAACCATTGACTAATCAATAATGCTCAAATACAAAATAGTAAACAAGAATTTCAAGGAAGTACAAAATCTAAAACGATactagaaattttttaaaacaaaaaccactGCAAAAAAAAGGACACGGATATTCAATCACAATTACATTATTTCATGTCCTATTTAGGTTTTCTTTTATTCAACAAGTTCTTCCAAAATAAAGTTCTGTTATTTTTTCACTAGAAAGTAACAAAACTTCAGAAACAGCAAAGCTCGGACTTCTGAGATTGCaatcaaaggttttttttttaactaacatGTCACTAAATGATGATACAAGTGAAAGGTTGAATAGAGAGGTACACTAGCAGCATCTATAAAATTCCAATTGTGGATATGCAACATGATTCATTTAAGAAAGATTgaattttcttctcaatttacAGTAATGCAGATAAATATCTATTATCATGAACTACTCACGTATATACTTAACTATCCTCTTGCAATAACATAATAGAACTTAAGATATGCTGAACAAATTTTAAACAAGGTGACCAATTTTTCGCTTAATTCATCACCTGCTCAGGTTGCTCATGCATAAGTGTGTTCAAATGATCAACTCTGTCAACAGAAGCAGGGAATGCAAGTTCTGCTTCTTCACAATTCCTCAAACCATCTCTTCCCAAGCACTTCTGGTTAGGATTCCTGGATGGACGATTCAAAGGGACTGTGTGTGCTCTTTTTATTCCATAGTTCGAAGCGTCCACAATCAAGCAATCCACTTCGCAAGATACATCATTTTGTTCTTCCTGCATGTTCCCTGGTGATTTGGAATTCTCTAGCAATTCTTTCATCAAAGTGTGTTCAACAGCAATTTTTGACTTCTCCTCATTGCATTCTTCCAAAGAAGCTtcgagtttttgtttttcttccttgcaGCACTCGAGACTTATTAATGAGCATTCCATTTCAGCCTTCATCAGGTCATAAGCCTTCACTTTTTCACGTTTGTCAGAAACTACAGATTGTAACTCAGCCTCCAATTCCAATATCTTCATTCCCagttcttcatttttcttcagATGAGAAGCTTCAGATTTCTTCCTATTCTCAATCTCATCAATCGCATCTTGTAATTTCCATAGCATTTCCTCACTGTGCTTTTTGGAGATGGACAACTGCTGTTTCAGTTCTTGCAGCCTTGTTTCGTACTGCTCTTTGATAAATGCAATTCTTAAGGACTCCTGCATGGCCACAGATGGTCCTTCAGGTTCTCTTTTTTCACGAGCCTGGATACACTCAGCATCAGCTTTGTCTTTGAGCTCTTTCAAATGGACAGACAAGTTTCTGAATTCTTCTGTCTTCAAAATCTGATCAGAAAGCCTCTGGTTAAGCTCATTGCAGTGTTTCTGCACCATCACTAATTCATCGTAGTATCCTTCAAGCGTGATGATCTGAGCTTGCTGTTCATCCAATTTGGCTTCAAGTACTAGAACTTTTACTTCCAGCTCAACCTTGGAGAACACCAGATTATCAATCTCTTCTTCAGATGTCACCAACATGCACTTCAGCTTTTCAACCTCTAGAGAATGTTGAGTTTTATCCTCCATATAACCAAGCACAACATTTTGAGAGTTGTGTTTGAATTCCTCAAGCTCAGCTCTTACAACTCTGTTTTTCTCGACAAGTAACCTGTTTTCAGCAATAGAAGCCTCTAGCTCAGACAGAACAGAGTTGAGATTTGTCAACAACCTCGCATTCTCTTCAGCATATTGGGTTTCACTTGCAAGACACCGATTAAGGGTGGTTTCCATGTCAATATGCTTCTTCTGAAGTTGGGCAAGCAGCCTATCTGTGGAGTGTAGTTGATGAAGAAGCACTTCAAATCCGCTGTCATATTGAGTCTTTGCAAAAATGAATCGAACATCAGCAGCTATTAGAGGTTCATGCATCTCAGACAACTGAGTTTTTAGTGCAGAAACAGTGGAAGCTTCTTCACGAGCATTATTAAGACATTCTTCAGACTGCAACAGAAGATGGCAAACTCTTGCTTTCTCAGATTCTAGATCTGATACCAGGTGTTTGAGATGAGCCAATTCAGACTTGTGGTGATCAAATTGGAGCAACTGGCACTGCTTCTCGTTTAATTGTGAAGTTAGATCCACTATTGTACTCTGTAACCCCTCTCGCAAGCTTCTCTCATCATGCAGCTCATCATGCAGAGATTGCAAACTCTCTCTCAAACTGATCAAATCTGAAGCAAGATGGGCAGACTCCTCAGTTTTATCCTGTAAGAACACCATCAAAGCTTGCTTTTCATGTTGCAAAGTATGCAGGCATTCTCTCAAACTGTTTAGTTCTGATGCAAGCCTGGCAGATTCCTCTGTCTTATCCTGCAAACCTGCCATCAAAACTTGGTTTTCACAATGCAAAGATTGTGAACTCTCTTTCAAAATGTTCAGCTCTGATGCAAGCTTGGAAGATTCCTCAGTTTTATCCCTCGTAGATATCATCAGAGCTTGTTTTTCACCATGCAGAGATTGCAAGCTTCCTTTCAAACTGTTTATCTCTGACACAAGCTTGGTAGATTCCTCCTTCGCATCCATTGCCGATGTCATCTGAGCTTGATTTTCATCATGCAGAGTCTGCAAACATTCTTTCAAACAGTTTAGTTCCATTGCAAGCTTGGCATGTTCCTCCTCTTTATCCTGTGAAGATGCCATCAAAGCTTGATTTTCATCACGCAAAAATcgcaaattttcttttaaactatTTAGCTCTGATGCAAGGTTGCCAGCTTCCTCAGTTTTATTCCGTAAAATTTCCATCAGAGCTTGGTTTTCATCATGCAGAGATTGTATGCTATCTTTCAAGTTGCTCAACTCTGAAGCCAATTGAGCAGACGACTCCTTCTTATCTTGTGAAGATGCCATCAAAGCTTGGTTTTCATCATGCAGAGATTGCAAACTTCCTTTCAAACTCTCGAGTTCTGATGCAATCCCTGAGGACACCTCATTTTTATCCTGTATAGATGCCATCAAAGCTTGGTTTTCTATCACAAGTTCTGCTGCAGCCAGTTTAGTCTTATCAAGTTCACTAGCAACAGTATCTAATGCCAAGATTTCATGACCAATGTCCTGGTTCATAGAAATAAGTTCTTTCAACTGAGCTTCCAAACGATCAAGATCAGAAAATAGCTCATTGTGTAGCTGTGCATATTTTTCTTCAGCTTCAGAGCTAACCTTGAGTTTGTAAGCAATACCCTCAACGTCCAACTGAAGCTGCTCAACCAAAGCATTTGACACATTGAATTTATCCACCATGTTCAGTATATCACGTTCAAACTTCTGTTTCACCAATGCGATCTCTGATTTAGCTGCAGTGATGGACACTTGAGCGATATCTCTCTCGTGAACCAGACCTTTCTTCTCTTCCATGAGCAGGAGAATCCTTTCACATGAATTATGCTGAAGCTCTTCCAATTGCATCATGACACCAATTAAATCCTGGGGCTTTAAATCATGATCACCAGATTCACTAGGAGGCAATCCATTTATACTTTTGTCATAGGACGCCAGCAAGTTCTGCAACTTACTCTCCATGAAATTGACTAGATCCTGTAGCTTTTCCTTCACAGAAGCCAGATCATCAAATTCATTTCTGAAAGTTTTCAGCTCTTCCTGCAAAGAGAAGATCTCATTTTGAAGATCACAATTTTCTAGGgttttcttttccaataaaCATGCCAACTCCGTGTTCTCTGCAGCAGAAGCCTTATACATGCTCTCGTAACTTCTGTAGTGCATCACTAGAGACTCCCATTCAGCAATCTTCTGCAAAAGAAGGTGATTTTCACATGTGACATTTTGCAAATTTGCTTC from Populus trichocarpa isolate Nisqually-1 chromosome 5, P.trichocarpa_v4.1, whole genome shotgun sequence includes these protein-coding regions:
- the LOC7460915 gene encoding protein NETWORKED 1D; its protein translation is MSRITRWKNEKTKVKVVFRLQFHATHIPHPGWDKLFISFIPADSGKATAKTTKANVRNGTCKWADPIYETTRLLQDVKTKRYDEKLYKLVISMGSSRSSVLGEATINLADYADALKPSVVALPLHGSDSGTALHVTVQLLTSKTGFREFEQQRELRERGLQTDQNSPDESSSGKVSSSEGIINDQIDKVNIRVRFKEKSKDLASLEEEVGPNEEYADSAVGFDGSSNTSESLYAEKHDTSSTHEIDSLKSTVSGDLAGLSLSQSPQLEKGDPSDHRFLAQGTNDWVHAWSSDYSADNDLAAAYEENGRLRGSLEVAESSVLELKQEVSSLQGHADEIGYEAQTFAKQLASEIASGEEMVKEVSVLKSECSKLKADLEQLKVSQLCPPFSSRNAAEPLQDHRFQELKLRWIKGLLSMEDKIKELQNNACLGYHESDFRFLHSDVEELIGVLQDLKQGTGLPISSNHLVPCEGSSLKEIREMSLHKNSQFVSESGFDVDLYQPELGMLHCLNIPGLVSHEPDSIDTTNAMKGKIFELLRELDESKAERESLAKKMDQMECYYEALVQELEEHQRQMLGELQNLRNEHATCLYAAATTKQEMETMRQDLNGQLLRVVEEKRDLDSLNKEFERRTVTAEAALKRARLNYSIAVDQLQKDLELLSVQVLSMFETNENLIRQAFVDSSQSCFEGNPITTESQRSGSSEVRMGKLFQFQNQFVGKKKQQLGGDILLDDLKRSLHLQEGLYRKVEEEACEMHFDNLYLDVLSNVLQETLLEASDNVKCMREKINKLMQQLELSTESKELLSQKLHSALNDVHALNEHRATCVAKCSDMAQQNQVLEANLQNVTCENHLLLQKIAEWESLVMHYRSYESMYKASAAENTELACLLEKKTLENCDLQNEIFSLQEELKTFRNEFDDLASVKEKLQDLVNFMESKLQNLLASYDKSINGLPPSESGDHDLKPQDLIGVMMQLEELQHNSCERILLLMEEKKGLVHERDIAQVSITAAKSEIALVKQKFERDILNMVDKFNVSNALVEQLQLDVEGIAYKLKVSSEAEEKYAQLHNELFSDLDRLEAQLKELISMNQDIGHEILALDTVASELDKTKLAAAELVIENQALMASIQDKNEVSSGIASELESLKGSLQSLHDENQALMASSQDKKESSAQLASELSNLKDSIQSLHDENQALMEILRNKTEEAGNLASELNSLKENLRFLRDENQALMASSQDKEEEHAKLAMELNCLKECLQTLHDENQAQMTSAMDAKEESTKLVSEINSLKGSLQSLHGEKQALMISTRDKTEESSKLASELNILKESSQSLHCENQVLMAGLQDKTEESARLASELNSLRECLHTLQHEKQALMVFLQDKTEESAHLASDLISLRESLQSLHDELHDERSLREGLQSTIVDLTSQLNEKQCQLLQFDHHKSELAHLKHLVSDLESEKARVCHLLLQSEECLNNAREEASTVSALKTQLSEMHEPLIAADVRFIFAKTQYDSGFEVLLHQLHSTDRLLAQLQKKHIDMETTLNRCLASETQYAEENARLLTNLNSVLSELEASIAENRLLVEKNRVVRAELEEFKHNSQNVVLGYMEDKTQHSLEVEKLKCMLVTSEEEIDNLVFSKVELEVKVLVLEAKLDEQQAQIITLEGYYDELVMVQKHCNELNQRLSDQILKTEEFRNLSVHLKELKDKADAECIQAREKREPEGPSVAMQESLRIAFIKEQYETRLQELKQQLSISKKHSEEMLWKLQDAIDEIENRKKSEASHLKKNEELGMKILELEAELQSVVSDKREKVKAYDLMKAEMECSLISLECCKEEKQKLEASLEECNEEKSKIAVEHTLMKELLENSKSPGNMQEEQNDVSCEVDCLIVDASNYGIKRAHTVPLNRPSRNPNQKCLGRDGLRNCEEAELAFPASVDRVDHLNTLMHEQPEQDVLASCGMNGLKSSALINQDRLLHSDMKHLAIINDHFRAESLKSSMDHLSNELERMKNENSLLLQDDHDFDQKFPGLQSEFMKLQKANEELGSMFPLFNEFSGSGNALERVLALEIELAEALQAKKRSSILFQSSFFKQHSDEEAVFKSFRDINELIKDMLELKGRYTTVETQLKEMHDRYSQLSLQFAEVEGERQKLTMTLKNVRASKKALCVNRSSSASLGDHSS